A genomic segment from Methanomicrobium sp. W14 encodes:
- a CDS encoding YIP1 family protein produces the protein MAGDEGILAEIPNIEVKSIEFRLFLTNRRLILSEDNNRTRPPVIVPLQVIRKISPGKNFSDDPTLKLSLSAPDGSVKKMVLSFTQDFSGVRDKERDQLKKVMEGVVSESQMTVKSAPAPGSSFPEYQDMNCNSQYPGDFQGQSPQPPYGCGGHPQQEFHGGVILTAQNVVVKSQEYTASLSNDKITLTDPNRPNKPSSIPLGSVRSAESETSEQGEPAVALMVEIQNGNIRRMVLRFSQWYDKNRWGEREVWVRAIQDVIATGSVGELYRPTEADSTPQYNNSDQYSARPPSDVYSGSVGGRSGGIIDSESYGSGYDEGYGDFDRSPDSGRKHPRSGVKKVRKAPKRRKPAGDDMFGGRRGGPAFDENSTLGRLIGFIKSPADAFQGTRGQDAVDAVPTFIISVLIFVIGNAVFLNWYASSLDSATYPVLSTFSNLGNALVFVVEIAVLIALFTVIYGILLHLSVVIIGYRSELNDGVRISLYSATAFVAGIIPLAGIFIIPFWGFILQVIGLRETYSLSGGQALVSALIPAFVALLLFYFFIISGESSFSIFGGA, from the coding sequence TTGGCCGGTGATGAAGGAATTCTCGCCGAAATACCGAATATAGAAGTAAAATCGATAGAATTCAGACTGTTTCTGACTAACCGGAGGCTTATCCTCTCGGAGGACAATAACAGGACGAGACCTCCTGTTATAGTTCCGCTTCAGGTCATAAGGAAAATAAGCCCGGGGAAGAATTTTTCGGATGACCCTACTTTAAAGCTTTCTCTGAGTGCACCTGACGGTTCGGTAAAAAAGATGGTTCTTTCTTTTACCCAGGACTTTTCGGGTGTGAGGGACAAAGAAAGGGACCAGCTCAAAAAAGTCATGGAGGGTGTTGTCTCCGAGTCCCAGATGACTGTAAAAAGCGCACCTGCGCCGGGGTCTTCTTTTCCCGAATATCAGGATATGAACTGTAACAGTCAGTATCCGGGAGACTTTCAGGGTCAGTCCCCCCAGCCGCCTTACGGCTGCGGCGGGCATCCGCAGCAGGAATTTCACGGCGGAGTTATTCTTACGGCCCAGAATGTTGTCGTAAAATCGCAGGAATATACTGCATCCCTTTCAAATGACAAGATAACGCTGACCGATCCAAACAGGCCCAACAAGCCTTCTTCAATACCTCTTGGCTCTGTGAGAAGTGCAGAAAGCGAGACTTCCGAGCAGGGAGAACCTGCAGTCGCCCTTATGGTCGAAATCCAGAACGGGAATATCCGCAGGATGGTTCTTAGGTTTTCCCAGTGGTATGACAAGAACCGCTGGGGAGAGCGTGAGGTCTGGGTCAGGGCCATACAGGACGTAATTGCAACAGGAAGTGTAGGCGAACTTTACAGGCCGACTGAAGCCGACAGCACTCCCCAGTACAATAATTCTGACCAGTATTCCGCAAGACCTCCCTCTGACGTATATTCCGGAAGTGTTGGGGGGCGTTCAGGAGGCATTATAGACTCAGAATCATACGGCAGCGGATATGATGAGGGTTACGGAGATTTTGACAGGAGTCCTGATTCAGGGAGGAAACATCCGCGCAGCGGGGTGAAAAAAGTCAGAAAAGCTCCAAAAAGAAGAAAACCGGCGGGAGATGATATGTTCGGCGGCAGAAGAGGAGGGCCCGCTTTTGATGAAAATTCTACTCTTGGAAGGCTTATCGGGTTCATCAAATCCCCGGCAGATGCTTTCCAGGGAACAAGGGGTCAGGATGCTGTCGACGCCGTGCCCACATTCATAATTTCAGTCCTTATATTCGTGATAGGAAACGCCGTTTTTCTGAACTGGTACGCAAGCTCTCTTGATTCTGCGACATACCCGGTTTTAAGCACCTTTTCAAATCTTGGAAATGCGCTGGTCTTTGTTGTCGAGATTGCAGTGCTTATAGCTTTGTTTACCGTTATATACGGTATACTTCTCCACCTGAGTGTGGTTATCATAGGCTACAGGAGCGAGCTGAATGACGGGGTGAGGATTTCTTTGTATTCAGCGACTGCATTTGTAGCCGGAATTATTCCTCTTGCAGGGATTTTTATAATACCCTTCTGGGGATTTATTCTTCAGGTCATAGGCCTTAGGGAAACTTACAGCCTTTCCGGGGGACAGGCCCTCGTATCGGCTCTTATACCGGCATTTGTTGCCCTTCTGCTGTTTTATTTCTTTATAATCTCAGGAGAAAGCAGTTTTTCGATATTCGGAGGAGCATAA
- a CDS encoding PEGA domain-containing protein, whose product MELNAYRIILTAVFMCALAFPACAVGGDMGWYNIHCNVDGASVYFDGNYMGEISGNVLSVGVYTTATPYSKVSVQKSGYYTASTSLPGTPAAGESADVYVTLNKMATATPTESGTGGLYISTSPSGASIFLNNVYQGLSPLTISGLKSGTTYSVEAEKDGYDSSSQNVYISGGYTQSVYLSLETPGSISVTSNPSGAYVAMNGNIVGKTPYVITGLSSGDHEIEVSKNGYYNYKKTVNVVQGTQISVYAVLDPILANNEILVKSNPSGAKIYLDGVYVGETMDKVYYPVENVADGSHKITLTLEGYSDYTTSVVMSGTSVKVYAEMSAGSSSGTGLLSVSSNPSGAMIYLDDGYQGVTTPYTLSGISPGEHTVMLRLSGYQDTYSKITVYAGQTSTLKMGLSSSSQATTTKTGEQTPVQTQSSPLPLTVATAGVFGGIALYMMKKKE is encoded by the coding sequence ATGGAGCTTAATGCATACAGAATAATTCTGACCGCTGTCTTCATGTGCGCACTGGCATTCCCGGCCTGCGCAGTCGGCGGCGATATGGGATGGTACAACATCCACTGCAACGTGGACGGTGCAAGCGTCTACTTTGACGGCAATTACATGGGTGAAATTTCGGGCAACGTGCTCTCAGTAGGCGTCTATACGACAGCAACCCCGTATTCCAAGGTATCTGTACAGAAATCCGGGTATTATACTGCCTCAACTTCGCTTCCGGGTACGCCTGCCGCCGGTGAATCGGCCGACGTCTATGTTACTTTAAACAAAATGGCAACAGCTACACCGACAGAGTCAGGAACAGGCGGCCTTTATATCTCCACGTCACCTTCGGGAGCAAGCATCTTTTTGAACAACGTTTACCAGGGACTGTCGCCCCTGACGATTTCGGGACTGAAATCAGGAACAACCTATTCGGTTGAAGCAGAAAAGGACGGATATGACAGTTCAAGCCAGAACGTATACATCAGCGGGGGCTATACTCAGAGTGTCTATTTAAGCCTGGAGACACCGGGCTCAATATCGGTTACGTCCAACCCGAGTGGCGCGTACGTTGCAATGAACGGGAATATAGTCGGAAAAACCCCCTATGTAATTACCGGACTTTCATCGGGGGATCACGAGATAGAGGTCTCAAAGAACGGGTATTACAATTACAAGAAGACAGTCAATGTCGTTCAGGGAACACAGATTTCGGTATATGCGGTTTTGGACCCGATATTGGCAAACAACGAGATACTCGTCAAATCAAACCCTTCCGGAGCCAAAATCTACCTTGACGGTGTATACGTAGGGGAGACCATGGACAAAGTCTACTACCCGGTGGAAAACGTTGCAGACGGAAGTCACAAAATAACGCTGACGCTTGAAGGCTACTCGGACTATACGACGTCGGTTGTAATGTCAGGAACATCGGTAAAGGTATATGCAGAAATGTCAGCAGGCTCTTCATCAGGGACGGGGCTTCTTTCAGTCTCCTCAAACCCTTCCGGAGCTATGATCTACCTTGACGACGGCTACCAGGGAGTAACGACTCCCTATACGCTTTCAGGAATCTCTCCCGGAGAACACACTGTTATGCTCCGCCTTTCAGGGTACCAGGATACATACTCGAAGATAACGGTATACGCAGGACAGACCTCGACACTTAAAATGGGACTTTCGTCATCCTCACAGGCAACAACAACAAAGACTGGAGAACAGACTCCTGTCCAGACGCAGTCATCCCCCCTTCCTTTAACGGTTGCGACGGCAGGAGTCTTTGGGGGCATTGCACTTTACATGATGAAAAAAAAGGAATAA
- a CDS encoding response regulator: protein MKSVLVVDDEPLVLEIFEGIVGRGKGDIKIECCSSCDEALKMALNSDFDAIVSDYSMPDMTGTEFLKKIRSFGKETPFILFSGMCSSKAAVDAVNEGVDYFLIKNKNFPEQIRKLDEIITIAARHRKEKNAECPENTKYKSLIESMDDSIYLVDRRGRYLFMNRKHLERLGKAGEIYKDRRYSDFHSPEETSHFEKEISDVLLTGEEREEVYEKCGRKYRRQINPVKSIDNGETIAFNVVSTEITESGNDDGEEENSIYIVDRDCRYISINPGHMKRLGICSENAFLGKNYSDFHPEGKNREFSRIINSVFESGEIIKDEYSCNGCYFTRRFCPVKDIHAGKVQAVTIVSTNVTDQKIVEKSLIEANKKINLLNSITRHDILNQMTVLQGYLELSLDGCTDESLKTFLEKQKVAADTIYSQIVFTRDYQDVGVKSPVWQGVGELIGKAVQGLDMKGIMVEDRCKTLKIFADPLMEKVFYNLIDNSLKYGQKETKIVFYYEKTPHGIKLVCEDDGVGISNDEKQAIFRQGYGKNTGLGLFLIKEILSITGLEITETGEYMKGAKFEISVPQTMFSE, encoded by the coding sequence TTGAAATCAGTTCTTGTAGTGGATGATGAACCCCTTGTTCTCGAAATTTTCGAGGGTATTGTCGGCAGGGGAAAGGGGGATATAAAGATAGAATGTTGCAGTTCCTGCGATGAAGCCCTTAAAATGGCTTTAAACTCAGATTTTGACGCTATAGTCTCCGATTATAGCATGCCCGATATGACAGGGACTGAATTTTTGAAAAAGATAAGGAGTTTCGGAAAAGAGACTCCTTTTATACTTTTTAGCGGCATGTGCAGCAGTAAAGCGGCCGTTGACGCAGTAAACGAAGGTGTAGACTATTTTCTGATAAAAAACAAAAATTTTCCTGAGCAGATAAGAAAGCTTGACGAGATAATCACAATTGCGGCAAGGCACAGAAAGGAAAAGAATGCAGAGTGCCCTGAAAACACGAAGTACAAGTCTCTGATAGAGTCTATGGACGATTCTATATATCTTGTTGACCGGAGGGGCCGTTATCTTTTTATGAACCGCAAGCACCTGGAGAGGCTTGGCAAAGCGGGAGAAATTTATAAGGACCGCAGATATTCTGATTTTCACTCACCTGAAGAGACGTCTCATTTCGAAAAGGAGATATCAGACGTCCTTTTAACCGGAGAGGAGCGGGAAGAGGTTTATGAGAAGTGTGGCAGAAAGTACAGAAGGCAGATAAACCCGGTAAAAAGCATTGACAACGGTGAGACCATCGCCTTTAACGTGGTCTCAACGGAAATTACAGAGAGCGGAAATGATGACGGCGAGGAGGAGAATTCTATATATATAGTGGACAGGGACTGCCGTTACATCTCCATAAACCCCGGGCATATGAAAAGGCTTGGCATATGTAGTGAGAATGCCTTTTTGGGGAAAAATTATTCCGACTTTCACCCTGAAGGGAAAAACAGGGAATTTTCAAGAATCATAAATTCAGTCTTTGAGTCAGGGGAAATAATAAAGGACGAGTATTCATGCAACGGCTGTTATTTCACCAGAAGGTTTTGTCCTGTAAAGGACATACATGCAGGCAAAGTGCAGGCGGTGACAATAGTCTCCACCAATGTGACTGACCAGAAGATTGTTGAAAAGAGTCTGATTGAAGCAAACAAGAAGATAAACCTTTTGAACAGCATCACAAGGCATGATATACTCAACCAGATGACCGTTCTCCAGGGATACCTTGAGCTATCGCTTGACGGCTGCACAGATGAAAGCCTGAAGACATTTCTTGAAAAGCAGAAGGTGGCGGCGGATACCATCTACAGCCAGATTGTTTTTACGAGAGACTACCAGGACGTCGGCGTAAAGTCTCCTGTATGGCAGGGTGTGGGGGAGCTTATAGGAAAAGCCGTGCAGGGCCTGGATATGAAAGGAATCATGGTCGAGGACAGGTGCAAAACTCTTAAAATATTTGCCGATCCCCTTATGGAGAAGGTATTCTACAATCTTATAGACAACTCCCTGAAGTACGGCCAAAAAGAGACGAAAATTGTATTTTACTATGAAAAGACCCCTCATGGGATTAAGCTTGTATGCGAGGACGACGGTGTCGGGATAAGTAATGATGAAAAACAGGCTATATTCAGGCAGGGTTATGGTAAGAATACCGGGCTCGGGCTGTTTCTGATAAAAGAGATACTGTCGATAACGGGCCTTGAAATAACAGAAACCGGTGAATATATGAAAGGGGCAAAATTTGAGATCTCGGTTCCGCAGACGATGTTTTCTGAATAA
- a CDS encoding DUF2115 family protein: MGLISFFKSVLGGGERKGRQPFDDAVINSLFLNVSGAKPEKIGHVLSKYSERIHGITIACSVLSGAGSKNQMIDVIASEVEKYPLRALSVMMKNFEEKTRYIDENYRKKLLKKIHEQIFDTYHTLFVIREKRDYLTYASGPGQKSPEYWKMVLEACRTKASHDDPYYLYLKYLLAGFRMFVLKEPAHPLGTPFPGGPEVEKDYDRYFCPLRDKADDVAFSLCPFCPAEQSSEYMLTYSAKERKKKSKNASIQNYFTNFKG, from the coding sequence TTGGGTTTAATTTCGTTTTTTAAGAGTGTTTTAGGCGGTGGTGAGAGAAAGGGCAGACAGCCTTTTGATGATGCTGTCATCAATTCCCTGTTTTTGAATGTCTCCGGTGCAAAACCAGAAAAGATAGGCCATGTTCTTTCAAAATACTCTGAACGGATCCATGGAATTACGATAGCCTGCTCTGTTCTTTCCGGGGCCGGGTCGAAGAACCAGATGATTGACGTGATTGCTTCTGAGGTCGAAAAGTACCCGCTGAGAGCTCTTTCAGTCATGATGAAAAATTTTGAGGAGAAAACAAGGTACATTGATGAAAACTACAGGAAAAAACTTCTTAAAAAGATTCACGAGCAGATATTTGACACTTACCACACTCTCTTTGTGATCCGCGAAAAGCGTGATTACCTGACTTATGCGTCAGGTCCGGGGCAAAAATCCCCAGAATACTGGAAAATGGTCCTTGAAGCCTGCAGGACAAAGGCGTCGCATGATGACCCTTATTACCTTTACCTGAAGTACCTGCTTGCAGGTTTTCGGATGTTCGTGCTTAAAGAGCCTGCGCATCCTTTGGGTACTCCTTTTCCCGGAGGGCCCGAAGTTGAAAAAGACTATGACAGGTATTTCTGCCCTTTACGGGACAAAGCGGATGATGTCGCATTTTCACTGTGCCCGTTCTGCCCTGCGGAGCAGTCTTCAGAGTACATGCTTACATATTCGGCAAAGGAAAGGAAAAAAAAAAGCAAAAACGCTTCAATTCAAAATTATTTTACAAATTTCAAAGGGTAA